The nucleotide window CAATATCGTTTTATTCTATACTGATCGTTATGTTGATCAACCATTATTGATAAAAGGTGCCGGTGCCGGTGCGGCTGTTACTGCATCCGGTATTTTTGCCGATGTAATTAGAATAGGGAATATATAACGCAATTAACCGTAGAGATACACTGCAGTGTGTCCCTACAATGCGTAATCAAACAAAAAAACAAATGAACGAAATAAAAATATTTTGCCCTGCCACAATCGCGAATCTTTCGTGTGGTTTTGACGTACTTGGACTTTGTTTGGCCACTCAAGGCGATGAAATGATTGTTCGCAAGTCTAAGGAAAAAGGAGTTCGCATTACCAAAATAGTCGGTGCCGATTTACCAATGGAAACCGAAAACAATGTTTCTGGTGTTGCCGCTTTGGCGATGTTGGAGGAAGTGGAAACCGAATTTGGTTTTGAAATCGAAATCTACAAACACATCAAAGCCGGAAGCGGAATTGGAAGCAGCGCGGCGAGTTCTGCGGGAGCTGTTTTTGGAATCAACGAATTGTTGGGAAGACCTTTCACTAGAAAAGAATTGGTAAAATTTGCAATGCAAGGTGAGAAATTAGCCAGCGGAAACGCCCATGCCGATAACGTTGCCCCTGCCCTTTTGGGAGGTTTCACCTTGGTTCGAAGTTCAAATCCTTTGGATATTATCAAAATTGACAGCCCGTCTGAATTGTATGCAACAGTGGTTCATCCGCAAATTGAGTTGAAAACATCTGATGCCCGTTCGGTATTGAAACAAACCGTTTCGCTGAAAAGCGCCATTACCCAATGGGGAAATGTAGGCGGATTGGTAGCCGGTCTTTACACTCAGGATTACGAATTAATCGGGCGTTCCCTGCATGACGAAATCATCGAACCTATCCGCAGCATGCTGATTCCGGGATTTGATTTAATCAAGCAA belongs to Flavobacterium aquiphilum and includes:
- a CDS encoding homoserine kinase, which codes for MNEIKIFCPATIANLSCGFDVLGLCLATQGDEMIVRKSKEKGVRITKIVGADLPMETENNVSGVAALAMLEEVETEFGFEIEIYKHIKAGSGIGSSAASSAGAVFGINELLGRPFTRKELVKFAMQGEKLASGNAHADNVAPALLGGFTLVRSSNPLDIIKIDSPSELYATVVHPQIELKTSDARSVLKQTVSLKSAITQWGNVGGLVAGLYTQDYELIGRSLHDEIIEPIRSMLIPGFDLIKQTAYENGALGSGISGSGPSIFALSKGKENADKIAKAMSAVYEEMNLPYEIHVSKVNDEGISII